The Phormidium yuhuli AB48 DNA window ACTGTTGACGGAAACAGAAACTTCCTTGGCCCAATGGCGCGATCGCCTCCAGCAGGTCTTGCTACCCCAGGGGCAATCTCAGCCAACCCCAAGGGATTATAAAGAGCTTAGAGATTTACTGGCTCTGATTCCAGAATTGCAATTGGTACTCGGACCCAACTTACCCCCCAATTTGCAGATCCAGGAACATCCCCTGGGCGATCGCGAAGCCTGCGGGAACCGCGAGTCGCTGATCAGTTCCCCAGAACCGCTACAAAAACTTCTGCAAGTCTTTGCTCATAGTCATCAGCCTTTTGTCGTCTTTTTGGATAATCTGCAATGGGCTGATTTAGACAGCCTAGCTCTGATTGAAACCCTATTGAGCGATCCCAAATCCCAATCCTTCCTGATCATTGCCGCCTATCGGGATAATCAAACCCATCTGCTACCTCAATCGGCAGGCCATCCTCCCACCTCTTCCCCCTTTGCGCTCAATTCAATTCTCTCACTTCAAGCGCGACTCCAAGAGCAGGGCTGTCCGGTTGGACAACTTCACTTGCAAGGCTTGGAACTCGAAGCCATTGCCGCTCTGGTGGCCGATACCCTGCAAAATAGTCTCAAAGCCGTCATGCCCCTAGCGGCGCTGATTAGCCAAAAAACCAACGGGAACCCCTTCTTCGTACGAGAATTTCTCAAAACTCTCGATCGCGAACAATTGTTACGGTTCGATGACGAATCCATGAGTTGGCAATGGGATATTGAGCGTATCAAAGCCCAGGATATTACCGATAATGTCTTAGAATTTCTGCTCGATCAATTTAAAACCCTACCGCCACAAACTCAATATATACTGCATCTGGGTGCGGTGGTTGGGATGGAGTTTGATTTGGATCTAATTGCCGATTTAATTAACGGCTCTCCCGAGGAGTTATTTCAGAACTTAATTCCGGCGTTAGTTGAAGGTTTGGTCCAGCCCCGAGCCAAGGACTCAGACCAGAGGGGGGCGCTGAGCCTATCAAGAACCTATCCGAGTACCCCCCAAGAGCTCCTATTACTGCGACAATATCAATTTCTACATGAACAAGTTCAGCAAGCGGCCTACCGGATGACTCAGACCGTTGCTCTGACGAACCCAGAGGGCGCTCCGACCATTTCCAACGACACGGCCAAGTTACATTTAGAAATTGGCAAACGACTGTTGCAGCGGGCCCAACAGGGTCCCAGGGCTTCATCCTCTTCTGCTGAAACTGTTCCTGTCGCCATGTCACCCGGTGATATTTTTGAGATTGTCTATCACTGGAATCTAGGTCAAGGGGCGATCGCTGAACGGGAGGAGACCCTTCAACGGGCCCAACTTAACCACCTCGCCGCCAAACAGGCTCGACTGAAGAGAGATTATACGGGGGCGATCGCCTATAGTTTGGCAGGAATTGAAGCCTTAGGGAAAGGAGCCTGGTCAACTACGCCGCAATTGTCCTTTAATCTGCATTTAGAGCGAGCGCGGGCTAACCTTCTTCAAGGGAATCTCGATCGCAGCCAAGACTTATTGAACATTCTTTATCAGCAGCAGCCTCAGGATAGCCTAGCTACGGAATTAGATAGCCTAGCTCTGGCGGGGTTGAGCCTACGGGGTGAGGTTGAAGCCGCCGACGAGTTGGCCCGTCAGGCCCTGGAACGCTTGGAACTGACCCCGCAACTGCCCTCCCTGACCTCAGCCCCCTCCCCTGAGATGGACCCATTCCCCCATTGGTCTCCTGAGCAGCTGAACCAACCCCCGGCTCAGGAGGTCTCGGCCTTGGATCAGCTCTTAGGTCAAACCCTGACCTTCTATCTCACCTATGCCCCCCACAGTGTCTGTTGTCAGGAGATTGTGCAACGGCTGTTAGGGCGATCGCAACAACTCGGTTCAAGTCCGGCAACTCCCCTAGCCGCAGCCGCCTATACGGTCATTCTGCTCAATCAGGGGCATCATGACCAAGCGCAAACCTGGGTTACGGCCCTGGCCGCCTGGCGGCCCCCCTCCCAAACTGCCTCGAATCTAGAGGGACCCACTCAGGAGATGGCGCAATGGGCTGAATTTTCCCCGTCTAGAGATCTCAATTCAGAACTGAGCCAGCCAAATTCCTATCTCGCGTGGAGTGAGTTACTACTGGCGAGTCAGGTCTATCCTCGACTCTATGGGATTCCTAAAAGCCTATCCCTTTTAGATGCAGCAGAGCATCATAGCCGAGGGGTGGGGGATTGGCTAGCCCTCGGGGTGATTATTGTAGAACGGTTGTATCTAGAGTTTTATGGGGGCAAAGCCTTAAATATCCTAGCTGGGGATATTGCTCAAGCCCTGGAATGGTGTCGCAAGTATCAACATCATTGGGCCATAGATGCCCTCAAGGCCTTGCAACTACCCCTGCAATATTTACGCCTCGGTTTGGCGGCAGAGGAGATGACCCCTGACGCAATGGCTGTGGGACAACTGGCTCCAGGTCAGCGACGGGTTTGGGCCTCTACTGAAATTCATCGGGCCTGGATCTTGTATTTGGAACGGGAGTATGAGCTGGCTTTAACTCGATTGCAGGGGGTGATCACTCCGACCAGAGCAGTCCCAAAGGGGGCCGGAGTGATCACCCCTGGAGACGTGAATCCCCTGACTTGGGCCCTGGGTCGTTCAGTTATGGCTCTATGCTGGAGTGCGTTAACTCAGGTCGGTGAGCCGCTTCCTGAGCCATTTCTAACCGTTGAAGCGGAGTTGGAGCGCTGGAGTCAGGACTGTCCTGAGACCTTTGCCAGTTTGGCCGCGATGATTAAGGGAGAGCGCCACCGCTTGCAGAGCAATGATAGAGAGGCGATCGATGCCTATGATCAAGCCATTGAAAGAGCCTTGGAGAGCCATTGTCCTTATGGGATGACCTTGGCTCATGAGTTGGCGGCTCAGTTTTGGCTCCAACGGCAGAAACCGAAGATTGCCCGGGTGTATCTGGCGGAGGCGTATACCGCCTACCAACGCTGGGGGGCCCGTTATAAAGTGGGACAGTTGACTCAAACCTATGGCTCATTGCTGTCGGTAACGACCTTAGCCTTACAGGATCAGGAGGACGCCGACTCCTTCAATCATCGCGTCAATATGAGTTTGGACTATACGCGATCGCGGGCGGCGGTGTTGGATGTGACTACCGTGATGAAAGCGGCCCGCTCTCTATCTGGGGAGATTGTTCTCGATCGCCTGTTGGGGAAATTGATGAAGTTGGCGATCGCCAATGCCGGTGCTACCCGGGGTGCAATTATCCTCGATCGTATGGGCCAACTGACCTTAGAGATTGTACAAACCGTAGGGGATCTCGACGAAGACAGTGATGAGGAAGCTGGGGAGGGGTCTGAGGATGATAATCGCCCCATCAAGGAAGGGTTACGACCGGGAATTGCCCTTGAAGTCTGTGACAGTTTACCCCGCTCCGCTATTCACTATGTAGCCCGGACCAATGAGAGTGTGGTTCTCAATGATGCCACCGCCGAGTCCGCATTTGTCAACGACCTCTATATCCAGCAGTTTCAACCCAAATCTCTCCTCTGCGCCCCAATTCAGGGGAAAGGGAAGTTAATTGGCCTGTTATATCTGGAAAATAATCTCACCGCTGGGGCCTTTACCCGCGATCGCCTAGATGTCTTGATGTTACTCTGTGCCCAAGCGGCGATCGCCCTAGAAAATGCCCGGCTTTATGAAAACCTTAAACAGTCAGAAATTCGGGAGCGCGATCGGGCCCAGCAACTACGAGATTCCTTAGAAGAACTGCAAGAAGCGCAACTGCAACTGGTGCAAAGTGAAAAAATGGCGACCCTTGGTCAACTGGTCGCTGGAGTCGCCCATGAAATTAATAATCCCGTTGGGTTTGTCGATGCCAATCTCAGTCACGCCGCTGGCTATATTGAAGACCTCCTGGGCCTATTAGAACTCTATCAAGAAACCTTCCCCGATCCCGGAGAAGACATTGAAGCGGAAATTGAAGAGATTGACCTAGAATTTATCCTCAAAGACCTGCCCCAAATCCTCAGTTCCATGAGTGTCGGCACAGAACGTATTCGCCAAATTAGTCGTTCGCTACGCACCTTCTCCCGAGCCGATACTTCCGCAAAAGTTCCCGTTAACATCCATGAAGGCATTGATAGCACCCTCATGATTCTTAAACCGCGCTTAAAATTCACCCAAGTGCGTCCCAGTATTCAAATTGTCAAAGACTATGGAGACTTACCCGAAATTGAATGTTATGCCGGTCAACTTAACCAAGTCTTTATGAACATTATTGCCAATGCCATTGATGCCTTCGACGAAGCCAATGTTGGCTTAACCTTTGAGGAAATTGAGCAGAACCCCAATCAAATTACCATTAGCACCGAACTAATACAGACCTACGTTTCTAACGAAGAAGACGACGAAACGGACTCCGACTGGGTCATTATTCGTATTCGTGATAATGGTCCAGGAATGCCCGAGGACGTGCAAAACAATATTTTCAACCATCTGTTCACCACCAAAGCAGTGGGCAAAGGAACCGGGTTGGGTCTGTCAATTTCCCATCAAATTGTAGTTGAGAAACACCAGGGCCGGTTGAGTTGTCGGTCAACCTTAGGTGAAGGGACAGAGTTTGTTATTGAAATCCCCATTGAATAAACGCTGCTAACCTAACTCCCCGTCCAAACTACGAGTGACCGCATTTTGGGTGCTAGCTTGGAACTCCTTGATATTAATTCGTTTTAACAACACTAAGGCTAGCAGCAGTCCCAACGCCTGTAGAAAAAATACCGAGCCATAAGCCCATAGGGGTGACTCAAACATCCAGGTTCCCAAGTTTAACGCCCCACCACTGATGAGAGCAGAAACGCCTCGGGCCATCGCTTTAGCCAGCCCCCAGGCACCGACAAAAGTTCCCGCCGTTTCTGCCACCGTCAAATCCAACATGAGACTGCTGACCCCAGCGATGAGGGTTCCGGCAAAGAGGCCATAAAAAAGGAAGGCCACTTGCAATAATTCCACCCACTGGCCCACTCCAGCAACAATGAACAGTAACACACAGACCAAAGCCCCGAGACAGCCATATTGGCTGATGCGTTTTTTCCCCAGACGGGGAACCAGAAGAAACCCTGTTGTAGCGATCCCCACCATAATTCCAACACTGAGAAAGATATTTAATTGAGTAGTGGCGGCGATGCTCATGTCCAAGACTTCCCCACCATAGGGTTCAATCACCACATCATACATAAAGAGGCTAATAGTGAGCAGAAAGAGGACGCTAAAAAAGACCCCTGTTTGACGACTTGCGGTAAGAACGCGAAGAGCCGTACTCAGAGTAACACGCTCCTCAGTCTGAGCTACCCTAGAGCGTTGATGATAGCGGGAGTATTTCTTTTCAATACCGACCGTAGCGAGAAAACATAGACCCAGAACCATCGCCGGAATAACGATAAAGACACGGTTCACCATGTAGCTGAGGCTCAGAATATCCACCTGTTCCAGATTTTCAATGGCTTGCACTCCAGTGTCAGGTCCGCTGAGAAGGCTTGAGCTAATCACTGCCCCCGTAATCGTGCCTAGCATCAGCATCGACCCCACAACGCCAATGAGTTTAGAGCGATGGTCTTCATCAGAAATATCCACCAACAGGGCTGCGAAGGGGATGGAACTAGCATCGACGCAGAGACCATAGAGCATAAAACAGCCCGTAAACAGAGCCGCCCAGCCGTAGGTAGTTCCAGTCATACCGTAAGTTTGCAAACTCAAACCCAGTTGCCAGAGAACCTGGACAGTGAGGAAGGAAAGACTGGTGAAGAGAACTGTACCAATCCAGATATAGCCACTGCGATGTTTGCCAAAGATGGGTTTTGAGTCTGAGAGTTGGCCGAAGAAGACCCGAGCTGGGGACATAAACCGTTTCATCGCAATGGCCCCGGTGGCGATGAGGGCGGGAACTCTCAACTCGTCAATGGCAATCCGATTGATGATAGCTAGGGTGAGCAAGGACATCATCCCCAGTCCGAGCTGGAATAGACCCAGGCGAAACATCGTCAAAATGTTAAGACGAGGCAGGGGAGGTGATGTTAGGTCAGGGTGAGTGGCGGGGGAATTTTTCATAGAGCCTGTCAACAGGAGCAGGGGAAGCCTAAGCACCACCCTTTAACTAGGCTACTCCAACTCCCCTTCCATCACACGACTGACGGCATTTTGGGTGCTGGCCTGGAACTCCTTAATGTTAATCCGTTTTAAGAGAAGTAATGCCAGGAGCAGTCCCAGACATTGCAGCAAAAAGACCAAACCATAAGCGAATAGGGGTGACTCAAACGCCCAAGTTCCCAGGTTCAACACGCTACCACTGACAATAGTGGAAATCCCCCGGGCCATGGCTTGAGCCAATCCCCAAGCCCCGATAAACGTTCCCGCCGTTTCCGCCACCGTTAAATCCAGCATGAGACTGGTAGCCCCGGCGGTGAGGGTTCCGGCACAGACTCCATAGAACAGGAACGCCGATCGCAGTAAGTCCACATTCTCGCCCACTCCAGCAATAATAAAGAACAGGGCAAAGATCGAGGCCCCGATACAACCATATTGAGTGGTGCGTTCCTTCCCTAGACGAGGAACCAAGAGGAATCCTGTCCCGGAAATGCCTGCCAGGGTTCCAATGCCGAAAAAGACGTTGAGTTGGGTAGTTTCGGCGATACTCATACCAAAGACTTGCCCGCCATAGGGTTCAATCACCACCTCGTGCATAAAGAGGCTAATCGTCAGCAGGAGGAGGAAGCTAAAGAAAAACCCCGTTTGACGGCTGGCGGTGAGGACACGAAAGGCAGTTTTCAGGGTCACCCGTTCCTCGGAGTTAGCCACCATCGAGCGTTGGCTATAGCGGGAGTATTTCTCTTCGATACCGACGGTGGCCAGGAAACAGAGACTCAGAACAATCGCCGGAACGATAATAAAAACACGATTCACGGTGCGGCTCAGGGCCGGGATATCCACCTGTTCCAGATTGCGGACGGCTTCAGCCCCATTTTCGGGTTGATCGAGTAGAGTGGAGCCAATAATCGCCCCAGCAATGATACCCACCATGAGCATAGACCAGACGACACCAATGAGTTTAGAGCGATGGTCTTCATCGGAGATATCCACCAGCATCGCCGCGAAGGGGGTGGAACTGGCACTGATGGAAAGGCCATAGAGCATAAAACAGCCCGCAAACAAGGCGGCCCAGCCATAGGTAGGGGGGGTCATGCCATGGGTTTGCAAACTCAGACCCAGTTGCCAGAGAACCTGTATGGTAACGAAGGAGAGACTGGTGAAGAGTACCGCCCCAATCCAGACATAGCCGCTGCGATGTCGCCCAAAGAGGGGTTTAGAGTCCGAGAGTTGCCCGAAAAAGACACGAGCCGGGGACACGAGCCGTTCCATGGCAATGGCCCCAGTGGCGATGAGAGCCGGCACTCTCAGTTCATCAATGGCGATACGGTTAACGATTCCGAGGGTGAGCAAGGACATCATCCCCAGTCCCATCTGGAACAGGCCCAGACGAAACATGGTTAGGAGGCCGATGCGAGGTAGAGGTTGGGTGGTCAAGTCGGTGATGGGGCGATCGCGGGTGTCCATAGAGCCTATCAAAATGGTCTGCGAGGGCGTAGTCTTCAGTTTAATGGATTTTGGAACCCGCACCCCAGAGGTTTTATGGTCAGGGCAGGACGGTCACTACAAAAAAACACTGGGTGACACCTTAAATCGCTCTCCCAGGGCCTTGGCTTGGGTTTTGCTAATGCCACGCTTCCGGTTAAACACCTCGGAAGCAATGCCTTTAGAGCCAAAAATGTCTAACAAATCCTTCTGACGGAGTTGGTGAGCGGCCACTAACTCATCTAAAACATCATGGGGAGTTGCGGTATTTGGCATCGGGTAAGTTTTCCGCTCATAATCCTCAATTAAAATTGCCAGTAACTCTAGCATTGAGGCTTCGTCATCGCTCAATTGAGATTCCTCAATCTCCATCAGTCGATCAATTTCGCAGAGCATGGCTTCATAATCTGATGAAGACTGGATGGGTTTCAATGGCAAAATGGAACTGTTCCTGTTCATAGCTTGGCGATGGTGCTATCACAACGATTTACCGAGGCCCTCCTCTGGGCGACAGAACTCCATCAGCAACAGGTTCGCAAAGGCTCTGGAGTTCCCTATATCGCCCATCTGCTGGGGGTTACCAGTGAGGCCTTAGAATATGGGGCCACAGAAGATGAGGCGATCGCCGCCCTACTCCATGATGCCATCGAAGACTGTGGCGGCCGACCCATCGCCCTGGAGATTCGCCGCCGCTTCGGGGATAATGTCGCCGAGATTGTTGAAGGCTGTACCGATGCAGTCACTCAGCCTAAACCCCCCTGGCGAGAACGCAAGCAGGCCTATATTAGCCATCTGCGCACCGCCTCCCCCTCTGTCCGTCTCGTCTCAGCGGCCGATAAACTCTATAATGCTCGCTCCATTCTCAAAGATTGCCGCTGCGTCGGTGACGAAATTTGGCAGCGGTTCACTGGGGGGCGAGCGGGCAGTTTATGGTACTATCGCGCCGTGGTAGATACCCTAAAATCCGTGGACAATCGCCCCATTGTCGCCGAGTTGGAGCGAGTTGTGCAGGAGTTGGAACGCCTCGCCGCTTCCATTCCCCAAAGCCAAGACGGGCCAACTCCCCACCCATCCCCCTAGGACGAGCATTGAATGATGTATATCTTAATCGGTGGAGCGGGGATGACTGGGTTAGCCCTGGCCAATACCTTGCTGAATATCGGGCATACCATCGCCATTGTTGACCCGGACCCTTTAGCTTGTCAATATGCCCGGGAGAAAATTGGCGTGATGGCCTTTGAAGGCAGTGCTGTCAATACCACCACCCTGATTGAAGCGGGGATTCGTAAAGCTGATGCGGTGATTGGGGCCTTGCGGGAAGATGCCCTAAATTTGGCGTTTGTTACCCTCTCGAAGCATTATGGGGTCTCTCAAATTATTGTACGGATGAGCGATCGCGATTTCGCTGAACCCTATCAACTCGCTGGAGCCAGCCATATCATTAGTACCACGCAATTGGCTATCAATCGCATCATTAATGCCATTGAATATCCCCAAGTGGATGCGATGATGCACTTTGAACAGGGACAGGTGGAAGTGTTAAAACTCTCTCTCCCTCAGGATTGCTATATTGTTGGTCATACGGTGGCGGAAATTGCTCAGGATGAGCGGTTTCCGGAGGGGACGTTGATTATTGGCTATCAGGCCCATGCTCATGAGGACTTGATTATTCCCAATGGGAGTACCGTCCTCGAAAGTGGTTCTAAGATTTTGGCAGTCACGAAGCCGGATTTGGTTCGGGATGTGATTGATTTTTTGGGCTTATGTTCTTAAGGGGGAACCACGGAGTCACAGAGGACACAGAGGGAAGAGGGGAGGAGGGGGGATTAGTCGTCTTGGAGGGACATGAGTTTTTGGTTGAGGGTGTCGATGTAGGGATTGGCTCGTTCGTTGGAGAGTAAGCCTTTGCGGACGGCGTCGTTAATGGCTCCTTTTTCTGCGAGGTATAAACGACGACGTAGGCCGTCTAAATAGCCACCGGGTTCGAGGGGTTGGTCGCCATGAACCATTCGTTGATTGTAGAAATGGCGTAGTTCTCGCTCGGCGGTGGCAATTCGGGCTTGATAATTGGCGAAGAGTTCTTCGTAGAGGGATTTGGGTAAACTGCCTGATTCAAATAAACTGTTGAGTTCTTGTTGGGCCGCTTTCGAGGCAATGAGAGTTAGTTGTAGGGTTTCGAGTTTTTCGGCAGCGGGGGAGGGTGGGTTTAGGTTGAGTTGCTTGACTAACCAAGGAAGGCTCAATCCTTGACCAATTAGGGACACTAAGACCGTGCTAAAAATTAAGGTGATGATATTTTCTCGCCCCGGTAAGGTGAAGGGTAAACTTAATGCTAAAGCCATGGATAGAGACCCTTTGACATTGCCAAATATCAAAACATGCTGCCATTTTAAGGGTAAGGGTCTATCAAAGAAGCGAACTAGATAGAGTAGGGGGTAAATCGAAAACACTCGCCCAACTTGATAGCCTAAAATGGCGAGCATGGCACTGGGGAGCGTTTCCCATAACATCCTTGGATCGAGTTCTAAACCGACTAATAAAAAAATAAAGGTGTTGACCCCAAATCCGGCGTATTCCCAAAAATTTAAGAGGGTAACTTTAATGGATGCGGAAATGGTGTTAAAGCCAGAATTGCCAATGACTAAGCCGGCAATCACAACGGCGATCGCACTCGATACTCCCAAAACTTGCCCAATTTGAAAGGTTCCTAAGGAAATGGCAACGGTTAAGAGGGTGTTACTTAAGGCATCATTGAGTTGTTTGAGCAGTCCCACGCAGAGGTAACCTAATCCTAAACCAAGAAGGGTTCCACCGACTAAGGCGATTGAAAGCTGTTCAAATCCTTCAAGGAGGGTAAAGGAACCTTGGCGATGGATGGTACTAATCATTGTCAAGAGAACTAGGGCAATCCCATCATTAAAGAGACTTTCGCCCTCAACAATGGTAATTAAACGTCCGGGAACTTTAACGGTTTTAAATGCCCCAATCACTGAGACGGTATCGGTAATCGTTAAAATCACCCCGATCGCCGAGGCGGTAATCCAGACCACCCCGAGCCCAAAACGTAAAAAGATTGTGGTAATGGCGGCTGCCAGAACAACCCCTGGCCCAGCTAATAACAGAATGGGTTTAATGGTACTTCGCAGACGGCTAATGTCGGTATTAATCGCCGCTTCAAAAATGAGAATCGGCAGAAACAGATTGAGAATGACATCGGGGTTTAAGCCAATCTCAGCCGGTAAGGCTTGTGGGGTAATCAACAATCCCCCCAATACTAACCCCACCACATAGGGAATGCGAAAGCGGCGAGTAATTAGGGCAACGGCTGTGGCAACCAGCAATAGGATAATCGAAGCCCCCACCAACCCCGTCACCTGATTGGAGTTAGCCGTTAGGGCTTCTTCGACGGACTCAGGAACTGGTTCTGCTAGAGTTTGAGAATAGAGGGTTAACAGCACTAAACTTGCTTCAGCCACTCCCATCCTTGCATCTGATTTAACATGGGCTGACAAATGAGCTTCGATTGGAGGGGGGTGATTGTAATATAGTTCTGACTCACCGCAAGGCCATCAATGGGAATGTCGGTTTTGTCAGGTTCATCATCTAACTCTTCTAAAACTTCTCCGGCTAACCAATAATAGGTTTTCCCCCGAGGATCGACTCGTTTTTGAAAGACATCGGTATAACGACGAACCCCTTGGCGGGCCAGGGTGACTCCGGCGATGCGATCGCCCGTGACGGGGGGAATGTTGACATTCAACAGTAGGGGATGTGGGGGACGGCGATCGCCCAACTGGGCCATCAACCGCAAGGCGAACTCCACCCCCGGCTGGAAATCTCGGGAAGTGAAACTAGCTAAACTGAAGGCCACACTGGGAATCCCCTCAATATATCCCTCTAGAGCAGCGGAGACAGTTCCAGAATAGATGATATCAGTGCCGACATTCGCCCCATGGTTGATACCGGCTAAGACAAAATCGGGGGGACTGTCTACTAAGGCACTCAGGGCTAATTTAATGCAGTCGGAGGGAGTGCCGGAACAGGCCCAGGCGGCGATGCTGGGGTGAAAGCGATCGCCCACGGGTTCGGCCCGGATGGGTTGGTGCATCGTTAGACTATGGCCGGTGGCGGAACGCTCTCGATCCGGGCAAACGACGGTTACGTCATGGCCGGCTTCGGCTAAGGCATTCGCTAAGGCTTGCACCCCCTGGGCGAGAATACCGTCGTCGTTACCAATTAGAAGTTTCATAGGGGAGGGAACAGGGAACAAGGAACAGGGAATAGGGGAACCACAGAGTCACAGAGGACACGGAGAATGGGGAGGGGTTAACTTCGTTGGTAGCGTAGGCCGGGGAGGGCGGAGATTAGCCCCATCAATTCTAACTGTAAGAGGGCACTGGAGACAGCGGCGGCTTCGGTGGCGGATTTTTCGACGATGATATCGAAGGCGGTGGCTTCTGGGCCGACGGCGGCGAAGACTTGGGCTAGATGGGCCGGAACGTCCACGGGTGGGGGGGCTGTTGGCTCTGGGGAGGGGTTGACAGATTCTGTTTTTTGTGGTGTGGGTTCTGGTTTGAGGCGAGGCTTGGGGCTGGTGAGGCTGGGCATTTCTTGGAGGGTCTGAATCAGATTGTCTTCGTCCATGACCAGTTGGGCCCCTCGGGTGATGAGACCGAGACAGCCTCGGGAGTTGGGGTTGTCGAGGGAACCGGGAAGGGCATAGACATCGCGGCAAAACTCGTTGGCTAGATAGGCGGTGATGAGGGCCCCGGATTTTTGCGGGGCTTCGGTGACCAGGGTGGCGCGACTTAATCCGGCGATGATGCGGTTGCGTTGGGGAAATTGCAGGCGATCCGGTGGGGTTCCGGCGGGATATTCGCTCACCACTAAGCCTGTTTCAATAATCTCGTCGTAAAGACTCTGATTGCGACGGGGATAGACCACATCAACTCCCGTTCCGACGACGGCTACGGTGCGGCCGGAGAGGCTTAGACAGGTGCGGTGGGCCTCGGTGTCAATGCCTGCGGCTAGACCTGAGACAATGGTAAATCCTTCTTGGCTGAGGCGATGGGTGAGGCGGCGCGTCCATTTGAGACCGTAGGGACTGGGGCGACGGGTTCCGACAATGGCGATGGTGGGGGCGTTTCCCTCCATTTCTGCTACATCGGGGATGCCTCGATAGTAGAGTAGCGGCGGCGGGGCGTGAATTTCTCGCAGGAGTCGGGGATATTCTGGGTCGCAGAGGGTCCAGAATTGGGGGTTGGCTTCGAGATGCTTGGCGTAGAGTTGGTCTGGGTTGAGGTGCGATCGCTGTCTGAGGATATCGGCGGCCAGTTGGGGGCCGATTCCTTCGACAGTTAATAGGCCCGCCTCCGAGGCAGTCCAGGCGGCTTCGAGGGAGCCAAATTGCTGGTTCAAGCGACCCATCAACACCGAACCAATGCGTTTAATCTGACTCCAAGCCACCCAATAGGGGCGATCGCCATTCATAGCCCTAAACCCTTCCTCCACGGTTCACTTAGCCAGGTTCAGAGGCCAGTCTCCGAGGGACTGGCTTGGCGGTTGCGGTTGCGTAAATGTTCAAAAACACTTTTATCGCCAATATCATCGGGAATGGC harbors:
- a CDS encoding BCD family MFS transporter, producing the protein MKNSPATHPDLTSPPLPRLNILTMFRLGLFQLGLGMMSLLTLAIINRIAIDELRVPALIATGAIAMKRFMSPARVFFGQLSDSKPIFGKHRSGYIWIGTVLFTSLSFLTVQVLWQLGLSLQTYGMTGTTYGWAALFTGCFMLYGLCVDASSIPFAALLVDISDEDHRSKLIGVVGSMLMLGTITGAVISSSLLSGPDTGVQAIENLEQVDILSLSYMVNRVFIVIPAMVLGLCFLATVGIEKKYSRYHQRSRVAQTEERVTLSTALRVLTASRQTGVFFSVLFLLTISLFMYDVVIEPYGGEVLDMSIAATTQLNIFLSVGIMVGIATTGFLLVPRLGKKRISQYGCLGALVCVLLFIVAGVGQWVELLQVAFLFYGLFAGTLIAGVSSLMLDLTVAETAGTFVGAWGLAKAMARGVSALISGGALNLGTWMFESPLWAYGSVFFLQALGLLLALVLLKRINIKEFQASTQNAVTRSLDGELG
- a CDS encoding trifunctional serine/threonine-protein kinase/ATP-binding protein/sensor histidine kinase, coding for MLSILLPGYQLSSPIYESVNSLVYQGQRERDGLPVILKILKSDRATATEIARYHQEYHITQHLDLDGVVRALALETYQSTLAIVLEDFGGLSLKHYLAQRPSHRLPLPEFLDLAIQIVEILGQIHGANIIHKDINPANLLYNPELNCIKVIDFGISSQVTPPYTVLPNPKILEGTLPYMSPEQTGRMNCSLDYRSDFYSLGVTFYELLLGRLPFDSTDTMELVHCHIAQTPTPPHEIDPSIPTALSGILLKLLAKTADERYQSAWGIQTDLVLCLMQLEATGTIEDVIPGENDVVNKFRIPQTIYGRDQQLEQLHRAFDAIGAIPQANSGGSTPLTGTSATSAIFIRGESGIGKTALVAESYKPLTRHCGYFVTGTFERSHRDSSPPGPETLATVERASGGIIAYRGWISALSELIRQLLTETETSLAQWRDRLQQVLLPQGQSQPTPRDYKELRDLLALIPELQLVLGPNLPPNLQIQEHPLGDREACGNRESLISSPEPLQKLLQVFAHSHQPFVVFLDNLQWADLDSLALIETLLSDPKSQSFLIIAAYRDNQTHLLPQSAGHPPTSSPFALNSILSLQARLQEQGCPVGQLHLQGLELEAIAALVADTLQNSLKAVMPLAALISQKTNGNPFFVREFLKTLDREQLLRFDDESMSWQWDIERIKAQDITDNVLEFLLDQFKTLPPQTQYILHLGAVVGMEFDLDLIADLINGSPEELFQNLIPALVEGLVQPRAKDSDQRGALSLSRTYPSTPQELLLLRQYQFLHEQVQQAAYRMTQTVALTNPEGAPTISNDTAKLHLEIGKRLLQRAQQGPRASSSSAETVPVAMSPGDIFEIVYHWNLGQGAIAEREETLQRAQLNHLAAKQARLKRDYTGAIAYSLAGIEALGKGAWSTTPQLSFNLHLERARANLLQGNLDRSQDLLNILYQQQPQDSLATELDSLALAGLSLRGEVEAADELARQALERLELTPQLPSLTSAPSPEMDPFPHWSPEQLNQPPAQEVSALDQLLGQTLTFYLTYAPHSVCCQEIVQRLLGRSQQLGSSPATPLAAAAYTVILLNQGHHDQAQTWVTALAAWRPPSQTASNLEGPTQEMAQWAEFSPSRDLNSELSQPNSYLAWSELLLASQVYPRLYGIPKSLSLLDAAEHHSRGVGDWLALGVIIVERLYLEFYGGKALNILAGDIAQALEWCRKYQHHWAIDALKALQLPLQYLRLGLAAEEMTPDAMAVGQLAPGQRRVWASTEIHRAWILYLEREYELALTRLQGVITPTRAVPKGAGVITPGDVNPLTWALGRSVMALCWSALTQVGEPLPEPFLTVEAELERWSQDCPETFASLAAMIKGERHRLQSNDREAIDAYDQAIERALESHCPYGMTLAHELAAQFWLQRQKPKIARVYLAEAYTAYQRWGARYKVGQLTQTYGSLLSVTTLALQDQEDADSFNHRVNMSLDYTRSRAAVLDVTTVMKAARSLSGEIVLDRLLGKLMKLAIANAGATRGAIILDRMGQLTLEIVQTVGDLDEDSDEEAGEGSEDDNRPIKEGLRPGIALEVCDSLPRSAIHYVARTNESVVLNDATAESAFVNDLYIQQFQPKSLLCAPIQGKGKLIGLLYLENNLTAGAFTRDRLDVLMLLCAQAAIALENARLYENLKQSEIRERDRAQQLRDSLEELQEAQLQLVQSEKMATLGQLVAGVAHEINNPVGFVDANLSHAAGYIEDLLGLLELYQETFPDPGEDIEAEIEEIDLEFILKDLPQILSSMSVGTERIRQISRSLRTFSRADTSAKVPVNIHEGIDSTLMILKPRLKFTQVRPSIQIVKDYGDLPEIECYAGQLNQVFMNIIANAIDAFDEANVGLTFEEIEQNPNQITISTELIQTYVSNEEDDETDSDWVIIRIRDNGPGMPEDVQNNIFNHLFTTKAVGKGTGLGLSISHQIVVEKHQGRLSCRSTLGEGTEFVIEIPIE